From Candidatus Methylomirabilota bacterium, one genomic window encodes:
- a CDS encoding nuclear transport factor 2 family protein, with protein sequence MRTDTAAKSDLDTLGDLNRDYIRSVQMSDVRRFDEILAEDFLCSNPDGSLVDRSAFLKQTALPVKISNLEVHDVNIRLMGDFAIIHARTTYNAPDGRQAAGRYTDVWARRQGRWLAVSAHVTRC encoded by the coding sequence ATGCGCACCGACACCGCCGCCAAGTCCGATCTCGACACCCTGGGCGATCTGAACCGCGACTATATCCGCTCCGTCCAGATGTCGGATGTCCGCCGGTTCGATGAGATCCTGGCCGAGGACTTCCTCTGCAGCAACCCCGACGGCTCTCTTGTCGACCGGAGCGCCTTCCTGAAGCAGACCGCGCTTCCCGTCAAGATCTCGAACCTCGAGGTCCACGACGTCAACATTCGCCTCATGGGGGACTTCGCGATCATCCACGCGCGGACCACCTACAACGCGCCGGATGGTCGGCAGGCGGCCGGCCGCTACACGGACGTGTGGGCCCGCCGGCAGGGGCGCTGGCTCGCCGTCTCCGCCCACGTCACTCGCTGCTGA